In a genomic window of Quercus lobata isolate SW786 chromosome 4, ValleyOak3.0 Primary Assembly, whole genome shotgun sequence:
- the LOC115985784 gene encoding uncharacterized protein LOC115985784: protein MTAPWPFAQWGLDIMRPFPTAARQLKFLVVGSDYFTKWVEAEALATIIEKNVRSFVWRCIICRTTARTPTRKTPFQLTYGGEAVIPAEVGLTSYRVHNHDENKNDEAMRLQLDLVDEIRVAAEQRLARYQDRMAKHYNSRVRYRDFQVRDLVLRKRKGTYHLETLEGQKLPHPWNTEHLRKYYQ, encoded by the exons atgacggccccatggccattcgcacaatggggattAGACATTATGAGACCATTCCCTACAGCCGCACGACAGCTGAAGTTCCTGGTGGTGGGCAGTGACTATTTCacgaaatgggtggaagctgaagctttgGCCACAATTATAGAGAAGAACGTGCGAAGCTTTGTCtggagatgcatcatatgcag gacgacgGCAAGAACACCCACAAGAAAGACACCGTTCCAACTGACGTACGGAGGCGAAGCAGTCATCCCGGccgaagttgggctcacaagctacagggtgcacaaccatGATGAGAACAAAAACGACGAGGCTATGCGACTACAGCTCGACCTAGTGGACGAGATCAGAGTAGcagcagaacaaaggctcgctagGTACCAGGACCGCATGgccaaacactacaactctcggGTCCGATATAGAGACTTCCAAGTTAgagaccttgttcttagaaag AGGAAAGGCACTTACCACCTGGAGACGTTGGAAGGACAGAAACTGCCACACccatggaacaccgagcacctacgaaAGTATTACCAGTAG